The Tetrapisispora phaffii CBS 4417 chromosome 16, complete genome genomic sequence ttcagaaACTTCAATGAGGAAGATGAATATAATGGATGAGACTGTAAGTGATATTTGTTATATACAAAAAGAGTTAAGAGTAACGCTATCCTCTAAATCGAGGCGTCTTGTTTCGATGATGCCTGTTCTATTAGTGATATTCATCTGTGTTTAGTCATTTAATTTGAGCGAATAGCAATGAGGTCACTGGGAATAGCTTAAGGGAGTATTTGAAATCGTGAACAATATGTTTAAAACAATACCGTAATCATATAACTTATCTATCGATATATCcagtaaatatttaatagtGATCCATGTATTCTAACTAAATTTTGTTCTACAGGGAAAATAATCAACGTGCATGTTAATAAGAATCTTTTGCTTGTCGTCTATACaatagattttttaaatctatttttaaagatCAAAAATGATAGTTGCtattatattcttataGTGACAGTTAAGAATGAATGAATAGGTGAATATCTGTAAACATACATACATCCCTCGTCTATGCCATATAGCTGGGACATGTCACTTCCGTTCACCACGTTATTCCCAAGGGTGTTAACTGTTTTCATCTTTTTATCAACCTGTTGGACTGCTTTTGAGCagattaatattatttcaaatgtTGCTAAAtgtattataatattaccAATTTTGATTACATCACTATAcacatattttaaagttattaatTTGGGACCTGGAAGTCCCTTGGATTTCCACGATCTAcacattaataatatcaatgatGTCGAGAGCAGTTTTGAGCTACCTCCACAATTTTTATCACAAAACTCCttgacaataaaaaataatggcAGACCAAGAGTCTGCAGAACGTGTAACGTTTGGAAGCCAGATAGATCTCATCATTGCTCCACATGCAATAGATGTGTGTTGAAAATGGATCATCATTGTCCTTGGTTCTCTGAATGCATCGGGTTCAAGAATCAGAAGTTTTTTATCCAATTCCTCATTTACAATACAACCTATGCATATGTGATTGCCATCTTAACCTCAAAGCAGATGTACAACTGGTTCGATGATGGAAGTTATGAAAATGAGTTTGTTAACATGTATTTGTTATTCTTATGGATACTGGCACTAGTTGTCTCTTTGGCATTATCTTGCTTCGCTGGATTTAGTGTTTACATGGTCATGAATAATAAGACAACCATCGAAATGTATGCAATGAGGAAATATAGAGATGACTTAGAATTATACAATCGTAATCCTAATAGAGTTCCCTctgttgaaaatatttttgatttaggatcaaaaaaagaaaattggGAGGATATAATGGGCCACTCTTTTATAGAATGGTTACTTCCAATATCAACATTTCATTCATTACTTATGAAAAATACATTAGATGAAAAGGGACTCTACTTTAAAGTTAATGAAAGAGTTCATCAACGACTATTGGATAGTGCCAATATTCAAGATCAATTATTAAGAAGAGTGACCCCTGGATCatcatttgatattaatgGATAATCACTTGCATACttagtttatatatctaaCCTGTCAATAGAGGAACCCACAgaagttaaaaataatattatatggAATAAATCAATGAAACTGTACAATATCTTTGATGTCAATTAGTTTGAggaattttttgaataaactgattttattgattttatattaaatattacataatgtataatttataatgtattatattaaacCATAATACAATTACGATTTAAAATGTGTATGCTAGTGTTTTTGGAATAAATTccaattattcaaataatgaattagtGTCTGTAGTCCTGTGAGAACATGAAAATAACTGTAAAAACTATTTTGGTGTAATCTTGAACTTAAATGAAAGCTgcaattaataaaacaatcaAACTTGATAGGtttgatttaataatattagcTGAGTCTTCATACTgtgatattatttcttgAGTTGAGTTTCCTGTTGAAATAGAAGTAATCAAAGAAGTTTGGCCAAGAATCGATGAGACTTGATCTACACCCGGAGCTAATGTTACTCTCACAGTAGATGTAGTGGTCAAAGATTCAGTATTACTTCCATATACTGTTGACGAAGTTAAACTTAAAATACTAGTAGGAACGCTTAAACTACTTTCTTTTATGCTGTTTAATGTAGAAAAGTCggaagatgaagatgttGTTTTCAAAGTACTTGATTGTTTGGATGTTGCAGATGTAGATGAAGTAGTTGTTTTCAAATCAGCTGCCAATGAAATTGTCTTTGAATTACTGTTTTTTAATGTCGTAGAATGTAAAGTAGCATTGTATCCTAGTTCTTGACTTAAGGTTGTAAAATCTGTGGCGCTAATAGTAGTATATGGGACAGAAGTTGTTTTTGTAGTTAAAGTATCATCAATAGTCGTGGTGATAACAGTGGCAGAATAAGCTGTGAAAGCAATTACCGAAGAAGTACTCTTCGATTTTACCAATGTACCGGAAGAAGAGATTGTGCTTACAGCATACCAACTAGTAAACTTTGTAACTTTACCAGAAATAGTAGATGTGATAACAGTATATCCTGAAACAGTGTCAGTTTGCTGTGATAAATCTTCTGCATCAATGTTCTTAGTATGACTAGTTGACTTTGATAATGGACAGGTAGTAATATAACTAGTTTTCATTCCATCAACAGTTTGAGTAACAACACTCAGTGAGACGTTGTCATTACTTGTACTCGATCTAGACGTAGTAGATATTGAACTAGTGTTAGCATAAATGGTCGAAACTGGATAGAAAGTAGTATATGTTGTTAGGGAACCCTCAAATGTGGTAGTAATAACCGTTTGAGAGTATATAATATCATCAGATGTGGTTACTGCTGGGGAGGTTGCTGAAGATACAGAATAAATGCTAGAAGAGTTAGTAACTGTAGATGTTGTTTGACTTCTTGCATTAGCATCCACATTTTCAGTTTGAGATGGGTTCAGAGTCGAAATAGCGTAATAAGTGGTATAGGAAGATACAACTCCATCGATTGTGGTGGTTAATAAAGTGGCTACCATTTCAACATCAGAAGAAGTGATTATTTCTGGCGCAAAGGATGTAGAATTAGAATAAATTGCAACTTCAGTCGATTTGATTTCAGGAACACTGAAAGATGAAGTATTATCCGTGATATCACTTGATGATAAAGTAGAAACTGCTAGAAATGTAGTGAATGTTGTTACTTCGCCATTAATAGTTGTAGTTACAATTGTAGAAGTCAATTCTCCAGCAGCCTTTGCGTTTGTAGATGTTGAATCAAAGTTCGATGATAGTAATGATATGGTTAGAATACTTTCCGTTGAAGTTGTACTGGCACTTGATAAAGCAACACTGTATTCACTAGCTGACGACAAAGTTTTAGTACTAGATATGGAAGAAGATTTGGAAGTGGTAGATAATTCAGCAATAGTAGAGGAGGGTGTGGCGGGCGTGGTGGATGAGGTGGATGAAGAGGAAGAGGTGGAAGAGCGTGTACTAGCAGAGATAGTTGTCATAACAGAGGAGAAAGTTGTTGAATCTACGACAGTGGATGTCACAACTGAAGAATACATAGAACATGAACCAGCAAGTGTTAATAGTTCAGCGTCGATTCCGATTGTTTGGATTGAACTCGTTGTTTCGTTTGCGCTCGATGACATAACAACAATTTCAGAACTTGAAGGTGTGCTTTCATATGTAGAAAGGGATTCAGATACAGTTTCGATAATGTCATCAGATTCAGAAGTTTCATAGTTCTCACTACTTTCAGAGGTAGCAGCCTCAGAGGATCTAGATGATTCATATTCCTCAGTTAAAGTACCTTCATCTTCAGGAGAGGAAGATTGTTCGACACCATAGGAGGAGTATTCAGAAACAGCATTGGATTGTTCAATAGAGTAAGATGATGCAACTTCAGTGTTTACAAAAGATTCCATAGATGAGGAGCTGGCATCATCTTCAATAAATGAGGTTTGTAAATCTAAAGAAGAAGTTTCATAGTCCAATGAGGTAATGTCTTCAACTGAATTATATGTAACTGAGCTTGAAACATTAGAATATAGATAAGATGAAGGAATGTAATCAGATTCAGTCCCGGAAACTTCCGTACTATCTTTTGAGACAAAAACATTGGCCAGCGATCTTGAATGTAATTTGGATGGAATTACAAACATTTCATGTCTTTTTGATAATGAACGAGAAGATGTGTTTGCGAAAGTTACTAGATTGGTTATAGTTTctgattttaatttgtttGAATAGAAATTCATACGCAAGTATTTACCACCGCTGATATTGGTGCTAAATAAAACTCGAATTGTTGATTCATCAGAAAGATCACGGGCAGTAGTGAATGGAATAGATTTAATTGGATTGTTAAAATTGTCAATTTCTataacaatttcaaattcagtGAGATCGGTATTGTATGTAAAATCACCGTTCTTTTCTGGCATGGCTTCGACAAATAGTGAGTTGGACAAAGCAGAAACTGGGATATCAACAGTAAACCAGGCGGTGCTGTTTTCTTTGTAAATACCACCATTGCTAGAAAAAGCAGAGACATCCTTTGCTAAGTAATTAATCTCATTATTGAAAGAAGAACCTGTAGAGACGTCGAAGGTATATTCAATAGTTTGAGGGTGTTCAATAGCAGATTTAGATGAATTAGTTAATTGAACCAAAAAGTTAAATGAAGTAGTTAAATTAGCGGCATTTGAATCGGAGAAAGAAACagttaaaatattagacGAGTTGGATGTCACAGCACCAATAACTTTGTCGTTGTGTAATAAATCGAAAGCAGATGGTAAGGCACCAAATTCAGTTGGTACagttaaataaatatcatcTTTTTGACCTTTGCTTGCAAATAACTCGGCTTCAATCAAGAACCAATGGTTTACATCGGTACAGTTGTTTGTATTAGTATATTTGTCCATTAATTGAACATCGGAAAAGTATGCATTAGAGGCAGCAGAAGCCAGCGATAGTATCGAtacaatattaattaacaaatattgaataGATATCATTGTGTCTTAGTATCTTATTTCAGAAACTTGTGAGGATAGAATATGATGTTTGGTGATTTGTGTTGTTGGTATTACTTTAATGATAACGagcagaagaagaatatagTAAAAACCATATTTAGTGTCCACAAAACAAAAAGGGAAATTACATCTCAACTTGAAGTCCTTTTATATCTCAGAAGTTCAGTTGAATGGACCCTTTGCAAAAATAAAAGGTCTggttttaatgaattttttagTTATTTACTTCGAAACTAGCCATGATTAAAACCCAAAAACGTTGCTCGTTTCTAGCTCGTACGTTCCGATTTGTTCAATAACTAATTATATCAGGTTTAGCCATCTTGATTACATATCACCTTGCATTAATTGTAAGCTTTTCGAATAGTTTAAGTTACCTTATAAGATCAATTTCATTCTTATAACTCCATTGACCAGTCTGCCCAATTACCTAAAACAGTAATTGCAATCTTACTGAAAACCCGCTTAATCATGGCCCGCCTTGCCCAATGAGGAAATTAGACATTCCTAGATTCCTAAAATGGCAATAATCACCGAACCAAGAGCTGG encodes the following:
- the EGT2 gene encoding Egt2p (similar to Saccharomyces cerevisiae EGT2 (YNL327W); ancestral locus Anc_3.11), which translates into the protein MISIQYLLINIVSILSLASAASNAYFSDVQLMDKYTNTNNCTDVNHWFLIEAELFASKGQKDDIYLTVPTEFGALPSAFDLLHNDKVIGAVTSNSSNILTVSFSDSNAANLTTSFNFLVQLTNSSKSAIEHPQTIEYTFDVSTGSSFNNEINYLAKDVSAFSSNGGIYKENSTAWFTVDIPVSALSNSLFVEAMPEKNGDFTYNTDLTEFEIVIEIDNFNNPIKSIPFTTARDLSDESTIRVLFSTNISGGKYLRMNFYSNKLKSETITNLVTFANTSSRSLSKRHEMFVIPSKLHSRSLANVFVSKDSTEVSGTESDYIPSSYLYSNVSSSVTYNSVEDITSLDYETSSLDLQTSFIEDDASSSSMESFVNTEVASSYSIEQSNAVSEYSSYGVEQSSSPEDEGTLTEEYESSRSSEAATSESSENYETSESDDIIETVSESLSTYESTPSSSEIVVMSSSANETTSSIQTIGIDAELLTLAGSCSMYSSVVTSTVVDSTTFSSVMTTISASTRSSTSSSSSTSSTTPATPSSTIAELSTTSKSSSISSTKTLSSASEYSVALSSASTTSTESILTISLLSSNFDSTSTNAKAAGELTSTIVTTTINGEVTTFTTFLAVSTLSSSDITDNTSSFSVPEIKSTEVAIYSNSTSFAPEIITSSDVEMVATLLTTTIDGVVSSYTTYYAISTLNPSQTENVDANARSQTTSTVTNSSSIYSVSSATSPAVTTSDDIIYSQTVITTTFEGSLTTYTTFYPVSTIYANTSSISTTSRSSTSNDNVSLSVVTQTVDGMKTSYITTCPLSKSTSHTKNIDAEDLSQQTDTVSGYTVITSTISGKVTKFTSWYAVSTISSSGTLVKSKSTSSVIAFTAYSATVITTTIDDTLTTKTTSVPYTTISATDFTTLSQELGYNATLHSTTLKNSNSKTISLAADLKTTTSSTSATSKQSSTLKTTSSSSDFSTLNSIKESSLSVPTSILSLTSSTVYGSNTESLTTTSTVRVTLAPGVDQVSSILGQTSLITSISTGNSTQEIISQYEDSANIIKSNLSSLIVLLIAAFI
- the PFA3 gene encoding palmitoyltransferase PFA3 (similar to Saccharomyces cerevisiae PFA3 (YNL326C); ancestral locus Anc_3.12) codes for the protein MPYSWDMSLPFTTLFPRVLTVFIFLSTCWTAFEQINIISNVAKCIIILPILITSLYTYFKVINLGPGSPLDFHDLHINNINDVESSFELPPQFLSQNSLTIKNNGRPRVCRTCNVWKPDRSHHCSTCNRCVLKMDHHCPWFSECIGFKNQKFFIQFLIYNTTYAYVIAILTSKQMYNWFDDGSYENEFVNMYLLFLWILALVVSLALSCFAGFSVYMVMNNKTTIEMYAMRKYRDDLELYNRNPNRVPSVENIFDLGSKKENWEDIMGHSFIEWLLPISTFHSLLMKNTLDEKGLYFKVNERVHQRLLDSANIQDQLLRRVTPGSSFDING